The nucleotide sequence GTCTGCAGGGCCGCTTTAAAATAATCGGCCAGGTCGGAATAGGATTGATCGTTGGTATTACACTCTTTTTTCATTCAGATGTGGTTGTGAAAGAAAAAATATACAGTCCGCACAAATATGATATTGAGGAGGACAACGGAAAAGGGGTGATGAGCAGTGTTCCTATTTATTCGAAGGAAACGGAGAAGTCGATGAAAACGACGATCCCATTTGTAAAGAACAATGAGTTTGATTACGCGAATTTATTGAGTTGGCTGGGAGAAGGATACAGAAAATGGGCCTGGCTCATTTTTATTCCTGTTGTGATTTTTATTGTAACTGCAGTATCTAACGGCGCGAACATAACCGATGGAATTGATGGGTTAGCGACGGGCTCATCCGCCATTATTGGTGCAACACTCGTGGCATTGGCCTACGTTTCCGGTAACACCATATTCGCTGATTACCTGGATATTATGTATATCCCCAATAGCGGTGAACTTGTGGTATTCATGAGCGCATTTGTTGGTGCATGTGTCGGCTTTATGTGGTACAATGCTTATCCTGCGCAGGTGTTCATGGGCGACACCGGCAGTCTTGCTTTGGGTGGCATCATTGCCGTTTGCGCTATTTCCATTCGTAAGGAACTTCTTATCCCTGTTATGTGCGGTGTATTTCTCATCGAGAATCTATCTGTGATGATGCAGGTGGCGTATTTCAAATACACGAAGAAAAAATACGGAGAGGGGAGAAGGATATTTAAAATGTCGCCTTTACATCACCATTACCAGAAGTTGGGTATGCACGAAGCCAAGATCGTATCGCGCTTCTGGATCATTGGTGTGATGCTGGCAATATTGACTGTAGTGACATTAAAACTAAGATAAAAAAGCCCCTCCCGGCCTCCCCGAAGGGGAGGGGACGAGATGGAAAATACTAAATGGAAAAAGTTAAGAATATAAATCAAACTAAGTCGAATCAAACGCTCTCCCCTTCGGGGAGAGTCGGAGAGGGGCCTCGTATTGTCATACTCGGGGCAGGTGAAAGCGGTACAGGAGCGGCTGTATTGGCGAAGCAGAAAGGCTTCGATGTATTCCTGTCTGATAAGGGGAAAATAAAGGACAAGTATAAAACAGTTCTTTCAAAACATGGAATTACCTGGGAGGAAGAGAAGCATTCGGAAGAATTGATAATGAATGCAGCTGAAGTGATAAAGAGTCCGGGTGTACCTGATAAAGCGGAGTTGATCATAAAACTGAAGAAGAAAGGAACTCCGATCATTTCCGAGATCGAATTTGCAGGCAGGTACACTAACGCGAAAATGATATGTATTACAGGCAGTAACGGGAAAACAACAACTACAATGCTTACTTATCATATTCTTAAAAAGGCGGGTTTAAATGTAGGCCTGGCTGGCAATGTAGGAAAGAGTTTCGCGCTGCAGGTTGCTGAAAACAGTTTCGATTACTATGTACTTGAGCTCAGCAGCTTTCAGCTGGATAACATGTACAAATTTAAGGCTGATATAGCCGTGCTGCTAAACATTACACCCGATCACCTCGATAGATACAATTACGAATTGCAGAATTATGCGGATTCAAAATTTCGTGTGGTGCAAAATCAAACTGCGACAGATGCTTTTATCTATTGTATGGATGATGAAGTAACAGCGAAGGAGATGAGTAAAAAAGTGATCAAAGCAAAAAAGTACCCCTTCTCGATCAAACAAAAAGTGGAAGAAGGAGCGTACCTCGATGGAACACAATTAATAATAAATATAAACCAAACAAACCAAACCTCTATGTCGATTCAGGAACTAGCATTACAAGGGAAGCACAACATTTACAACTCTATGGCAGCAGGAATTGTTGCCAGATTAACGGATGTAAGAAAGGAGAGCATCCGCGAAAGTTTATCCGACTTTCAAAATGTGGAACACCGGCTCGAATTCGTTGCCAAGGTTAATGGCATCGACTTTATCAATGATTCAAAGGCCACCAATGTTAACTCAACCTGGTACGCGCTCGAAAGTATGCAGCAGCCTGTTGTACTTATTTTAGGCGGCATTGATAAAGGCAACGACTATACAATGCTTATGGATATGGTGAAAGAGAAAGTGAAAGCCATTGTTTGCCTTGGAGCCGACAATAAAAAAATCAGGAACGCTTTTAAAGGAGTGGTGGAGAACATTGTTGAAGCCGGTTCTGCAAAAGAGGCAGTGACGGCGTCATACAAATTGGCTTCGAAAGGCGAAACAGTTTTATTATCGCCTGCCTGCGCCAGTTTCGATCTGTTTGAGAATTATGAGGATCGCGGTCATCAGTTCAAAGCGGCAGTTCGTTCATTGTAAATTTGATTCGAAATTAACGTGAATATTTTTCCGAATATCCGGGGTGATAAAGTTATATGGATGGTGGTGTTACTGCTGTCAATCGTATCTATATTGGTTGTATACAGCTCTATTGTGGCATTGGCCTATCGATACAAAGCAGGAGATACGGAGTATTATTTGTTTAAGCATTCAACAATTATAGGGTTTGGTTTATTGTTGATGTACTTAACACATAAGGTAAAATACACGTACTTCTCCAGGTTGTCGCAAATTGCCTTGTATGTATCAGTTCCCTTACTGCTGTTCACATTGCTTAAAGGGGTGAGCGCGGGAGAAGCGAGCCGATGGTTAAAGATCCCCGGAACAAGTTTAACCTTCCAGACATCTGATTTTGCCAAGCTCGCGCTTATTGCGTATGTGGCAAGGGTACTGGCAATTAAACAGGGACAAATAAAGGATTTCAGATCAGCCTTCATTCCGATTGTTATACCGGTGTTGGTTATTTGCGGCCTGATATTACCCGCGAATTTTTCAACCGCGGCAGTGCTGTTTGTTACCTGTCTGGTTTTAATGTTCATAGGACGGGTTAATTTGAGATATATTTTGTCATTGATAGGGATCGGGGTAGTTTGCCTGTCAATATTTATTGCAATAGTTTTCGCGTTCCCGAATATCAATAACCGTGTGGCGACCTGGAAAACACGTATTGAAAGTTTTTCGAGCGGAAATAGTGAAGCAAACTACCAGGCTGAACAAGCCAAGATCGCGATCGCAACAGGTGGTACATTGGGTAAAGGTCCTGGAGGAAGTACACAGCGGAATTTTTTGCCGCAGGCCTCATCCGATTTTATTTATGCAATTCTCATAGAAGAATATGGCTTGATATCCGGATTTATAATTGTGTTTTTATATATTATTTTATTTTTTCGCGCCGTACGTATAGCGGGTAAAAGTGATAAGACTTTTGCCAGCTTGCTGGCCATAGGTCTGTGTTTTAGCCTGGTGTTCCAGGGAATGATCAATATGGCTGTAGCTGTTAATTTGTTTCCGGTTACCGGTCAGCCCTTGCCATTGGTGAGTATGGGAGGTACATCCATATGGTTTACAAGTATCGCTATCGGAATAGTATTAAGTGTAAGCACTGAGGTAGAAAAGGAGAAAAAAATTGAAGAAGCTTAAAGTAATAATCAGCGGAGGAGGAACAGGCGGGCATATATTTCCGGCAATTGCCATTGCAAATGCCCTGAAATCTGTCCATAAAGAAATCGAATTTTTATTTGTGGGAGCGGAGGGAAAAATGGAGATGGAGAAAGTTCCTGCCGCGGGATATAAGATAGAAGGTCTTTGTATAAGCGGTTTTCAAAGAAGATTAACCTGGTCGAATTTAATGTTCCCGTTTAAAGTGATCGCGAGTTTGAGTAAAGCAAAAAAAATATTGAAAGCCTTTCAGCCTGATGTCGCTATCGGTACCGGTGGTTATGCCAGCGGTCCTATGCTGCAGGTAGCTGCGAACAGCGGCATACCGACAATTATTCAGGAACAAAATTCGTATCCCGGTATCACCAATAAAATACTTGGCAGTAAAGTGAGTAAAGTGTGTGTGGCCTATGAGGGAATGGAAAAATATTTTCCAAAAGAAAAAATTGTTGTTACCGGAAATCCGGTTCGTAATGATATAACCGACCTGGGTGGCAAACGCCCCGAAGCGTTACAGTTTTTTGGATTGGATCCGAATAAAAAAATAATTCTGGTGATCGGCGGAAGTCTTGGTGCCCGTACCATTAATGAAAGTGTTGAAAAGTATTTGGCAGAAATTGCCTCAAATAACATTCAGCTGATCTGGCAAACAGGCAAAGCCTATTTTCCTAAAGCTCAGGAGGCTGTTAAAAAGTATAAGGCCGATGGGATATTGGTATTTGATTTCATTTCGAAAATGGATCTGGCTTATGCGGCTGCCGATTTAGTTGTATCAAGGGCCGGGGCTATATCACTTTCTGAATTAGCTGTGGCAGGGAAAGCGTGTATACTGGTTCCTTCTCCGAATGTAGCGGAAGATCACCAGACTAAGAACGCGATGACATTGGTTAAGAATGACGCGGCATTGATGGTGAATGATAATGAAGCGGTGGAAAAACTGGGAAAAGAGATCATTACTTTGATTAGCAATGGGGCAATGCGGGCACAATTGGAAAGAAATATAAGGAAGCTGGCATTGCCTGACGCCGCGGAACGAATTGCGGGTGAAATATTGGATCTTGTACGGAATAAATGAACTTAAACAACATACAGCATTTTTATTTCCTTGGCATAGGGGGTATTGGTATGAGCGCGCTTGCGCGCTTTTTTAAAGCGATGGGGAAGGATGTAAGCGGGTATGATAAAACGCCGACCGCATTAACAAATGAATTAATTGCCGAAGGAATAAAAGTTCATTTTGAAGAAAATGTAAGTCTTGTTAAAACAATGCTGACAACCAACAACTGGACAACCGACAACTCTCTTATTGTGTATACACCTGCTGTTCCGAAAAGCCACAGCGAGTATCTTTTATTTAATGATTTAGGGTTAAACATTAAAAAGCGTGCTGAAGTATTGGGTCAATTAACAGAACAAGCTCAAACGATCGCTGTGGCCGGAACGCATGGTAAAACAACAACTTCATCGCTTATTGCACACATTCTCCGCACCGCTGGCATTGATTGCTCTGCGTTCCTTGGCGGCATCACAAAAAACTATAACACCAACCTTCTTTTAAGTAAAAACTTTAAACTAACAACTAACAACCAACAACCAACAACTATTGTCGTCGAAGCCGATGAATACGATCGTTCATTCCTCACTCTTCATCCTTATATAGCCGTAATCACCTCTCTCGATGCCGACCATCTGGATATTTATGGAGATAAAAAGAAGATGGAAGCGACATACTCGGAATTCGCGAAGCAGCTGAAGCCAGGCGGAAAACTGATTATCAACAGGAATATAGAAAATGAATTGACGTACGTAGGAGTTTACATTACTTATTCAGCGACAAAAGCTGCCGACTTTTACGCGACAAATGTGATGATCGAAAATGGAAATTATATATATGATATAATAACTCCGGAAGGTAAAATGGAGAAAGTCACACTTGGTTTGCCGGGTATGCATAATGTTGAGAATTCAATTGCCGCAACAGCTGTAGCCCATCAAATGGGTATAACTGATGAAGCTATCCGCAAAGCGCTAAAGACTTTTGAAGGGGCTAAGCGCAGATTCGATTACCAGGTAAAGAATGATAAGGTTGTGTATATTGATGATTACGCTCATCACCCGGAAGAACTCCGTGCATGTATATCATCTGTAAAGCAAATGTATCCCGGAAAAAAAGTAACAGGCATCTTTCAGCCTCATCTGTATACCCGCACACGTGATTTTGCCGATGGGTTTGCCGAAAGCCTCGATCTGCTGGATGAGTGCATATTGCTGGATATTTATCCCGCACGTGAGCTGCCTATTGAAGGAGTAACATCAACGATGTTATTGAACAAAATGAAAAGTAAAAATAAAATACTTGTGTCAAAAGCAGAACTTGTGAACGAATTGAGTAAACGCAAATTAGAAGTGTTGTTGACATTAGGTGCCGGTGATATTGATATGTTTGTAGAACCAATTAAAAGCCAATTATTAAACCAATATAAATAACCTTCCTCTCTCCGAAGGAGAGGGCCGGGGTGAGGACATGAAAAAAATACTAACTATATCCGCCTGGTCGATCCTTGTAATAGGATTGATCGTTTCTTTAGGCTTTGTTGAGCGCAAAGAAGACAGTTTGCCTTGCAAAAATCTCGACATCACCATTGAACAGGATGAAGAAAATTTCTTTGTACAACCCGAAGACATTAAAAAACTGATCGCGGAACGTGGTGATTCCATCATCAATCAGCCTGTATCAACACTTAATGTTCCGGAATTGGAAAATGCGCTCAATAGTCATGCGGCCATTTCAAAAGCGGAAGTTTATGTCACAATAGATGGGGAAGTGAAAGTAGATATTAAGCAGCGTAAACCGCTCATTCGTATCATTGACAAATACAACGACAGCTATTATATAGATACGGAAGGACGACTGATGCCTTTATCGGATAAGTATACTGCCAAAGTGTTGGTGGCGAACGGCAACTTTCGTGATCCCTATAATGTTCATTATATGTATACCATACAAGAAATTAAAGCCGATTCAGCACTCCGGGAGTCGACATTGGTGGATGAACTGTTTGAGCTAGCGGAATATATCAATGGCGATGAGTTCTGGAAGGCCCAGGTAGAGCAGATCTATGTGAACGATGAAGGAGAATTTGAATTGGTGCCAAGAGTGGGCGATCACCGCATTATATTCGGTAATATTGCCGATATGGATGAGAAGTTCAGTAAATTGTTAATATTTTATAAACAAGGTCTTAATCCAACCGGTTGGTGGAACAACTATTCTGTCATAAATTTGAAGTTTAAGAACCAGGTAGTGTGTACGAAGAAGGAAGTGATGTGAATATGGTTGTTAGTTGTTAGAGAACTGAGAACCAACAACCGACAACAACTTATTTTTAGAAATGAATAATAGCTTAAATCATAAAAAAATTAAATAAAAATACCATACACCATGACACCATCAGAAATAGTAGTAGGCTTAGATATAGGTACTACCAAAATTGCCGCCATAGTTGGCCGTAAAAATGAGTTCGGTAAAATTGAAATACTCGGTATGGGACGTGCAGACTCTGTTGGTGTGGCGCGCGGTGTTGTGCTCAATATCGATCAAACGGTTCAGTCTATTAAGACTGCTGTTGCTG is from Bacteroidota bacterium and encodes:
- a CDS encoding UDP-N-acetylmuramate--L-alanine ligase translates to MNLNNIQHFYFLGIGGIGMSALARFFKAMGKDVSGYDKTPTALTNELIAEGIKVHFEENVSLVKTMLTTNNWTTDNSLIVYTPAVPKSHSEYLLFNDLGLNIKKRAEVLGQLTEQAQTIAVAGTHGKTTTSSLIAHILRTAGIDCSAFLGGITKNYNTNLLLSKNFKLTTNNQQPTTIVVEADEYDRSFLTLHPYIAVITSLDADHLDIYGDKKKMEATYSEFAKQLKPGGKLIINRNIENELTYVGVYITYSATKAADFYATNVMIENGNYIYDIITPEGKMEKVTLGLPGMHNVENSIAATAVAHQMGITDEAIRKALKTFEGAKRRFDYQVKNDKVVYIDDYAHHPEELRACISSVKQMYPGKKVTGIFQPHLYTRTRDFADGFAESLDLLDECILLDIYPARELPIEGVTSTMLLNKMKSKNKILVSKAELVNELSKRKLEVLLTLGAGDIDMFVEPIKSQLLNQYK
- the murD gene encoding UDP-N-acetylmuramoyl-L-alanine--D-glutamate ligase is translated as MEKVKNINQTKSNQTLSPSGRVGEGPRIVILGAGESGTGAAVLAKQKGFDVFLSDKGKIKDKYKTVLSKHGITWEEEKHSEELIMNAAEVIKSPGVPDKAELIIKLKKKGTPIISEIEFAGRYTNAKMICITGSNGKTTTTMLTYHILKKAGLNVGLAGNVGKSFALQVAENSFDYYVLELSSFQLDNMYKFKADIAVLLNITPDHLDRYNYELQNYADSKFRVVQNQTATDAFIYCMDDEVTAKEMSKKVIKAKKYPFSIKQKVEEGAYLDGTQLIININQTNQTSMSIQELALQGKHNIYNSMAAGIVARLTDVRKESIRESLSDFQNVEHRLEFVAKVNGIDFINDSKATNVNSTWYALESMQQPVVLILGGIDKGNDYTMLMDMVKEKVKAIVCLGADNKKIRNAFKGVVENIVEAGSAKEAVTASYKLASKGETVLLSPACASFDLFENYEDRGHQFKAAVRSL
- a CDS encoding phospho-N-acetylmuramoyl-pentapeptide-transferase, whose protein sequence is MFYYLFDFLHRQYDLPGAGVFRYISFRAAMAVITSLIISLLFGKQLIAFLRKKQVGETIRDLGLQGQAQKQGTPTMGGLIILAAIVIPTLLFAKLHNIYIILMLISTVWLGLIGFLDDYIKVFKKNKEGLQGRFKIIGQVGIGLIVGITLFFHSDVVVKEKIYSPHKYDIEEDNGKGVMSSVPIYSKETEKSMKTTIPFVKNNEFDYANLLSWLGEGYRKWAWLIFIPVVIFIVTAVSNGANITDGIDGLATGSSAIIGATLVALAYVSGNTIFADYLDIMYIPNSGELVVFMSAFVGACVGFMWYNAYPAQVFMGDTGSLALGGIIAVCAISIRKELLIPVMCGVFLIENLSVMMQVAYFKYTKKKYGEGRRIFKMSPLHHHYQKLGMHEAKIVSRFWIIGVMLAILTVVTLKLR
- the murG gene encoding undecaprenyldiphospho-muramoylpentapeptide beta-N-acetylglucosaminyltransferase, translated to MKKLKVIISGGGTGGHIFPAIAIANALKSVHKEIEFLFVGAEGKMEMEKVPAAGYKIEGLCISGFQRRLTWSNLMFPFKVIASLSKAKKILKAFQPDVAIGTGGYASGPMLQVAANSGIPTIIQEQNSYPGITNKILGSKVSKVCVAYEGMEKYFPKEKIVVTGNPVRNDITDLGGKRPEALQFFGLDPNKKIILVIGGSLGARTINESVEKYLAEIASNNIQLIWQTGKAYFPKAQEAVKKYKADGILVFDFISKMDLAYAAADLVVSRAGAISLSELAVAGKACILVPSPNVAEDHQTKNAMTLVKNDAALMVNDNEAVEKLGKEIITLISNGAMRAQLERNIRKLALPDAAERIAGEILDLVRNK
- a CDS encoding FtsW/RodA/SpoVE family cell cycle protein, producing the protein MVVLLLSIVSILVVYSSIVALAYRYKAGDTEYYLFKHSTIIGFGLLLMYLTHKVKYTYFSRLSQIALYVSVPLLLFTLLKGVSAGEASRWLKIPGTSLTFQTSDFAKLALIAYVARVLAIKQGQIKDFRSAFIPIVIPVLVICGLILPANFSTAAVLFVTCLVLMFIGRVNLRYILSLIGIGVVCLSIFIAIVFAFPNINNRVATWKTRIESFSSGNSEANYQAEQAKIAIATGGTLGKGPGGSTQRNFLPQASSDFIYAILIEEYGLISGFIIVFLYIILFFRAVRIAGKSDKTFASLLAIGLCFSLVFQGMINMAVAVNLFPVTGQPLPLVSMGGTSIWFTSIAIGIVLSVSTEVEKEKKIEEA